Proteins encoded within one genomic window of Macaca fascicularis isolate 582-1 chromosome 16, T2T-MFA8v1.1:
- the AURKB gene encoding aurora kinase B isoform X5 codes for MRPAGSSTRSCRRAAHLTSSEQPRSGRIMEELADALMYCHGKKVIHRDIKPENLLLGLKGELKIADFGWSVHAPSLRRKTMCGTLDYLPPEMIEGRTHNEKVDLWCIGVLCYELLVGNPPFESASHNETYRRIVKVDLKFPASVPTGAQDLISKLLRHNPSERLPLAQVSAHPWVRANSRRVLPPSALQSVA; via the exons ATGCGCCCCGCGGGGAGCTCTACAAGGAGCTGCAGAAGAGCCGCACATTTGACGAGCAGCGAACAGCCACGGTCCGGGCGG ATCATGGAGGAGTTGGCAGATGCTCTGATGTACTGCCACGGGAAGAAGGTGATTCACAGAGACATAAAGCCAGAGAATCTGCTCTTAGGGCTCAAGGGAGAGCTGAAGATTGCTGACTTTGGCTGGTCTGTGCATGCGCCCTCCCTGAG GAGGAAGACAATGTGTGGCACCCTGGACTACCTGCCCCCAGAGATGATTGAGGGGCGCACACACAACGAGAAGGTGGATCTGTGGTGCATTGGAGTGCTTTGCTATGAGTTGCTGGTGGGAAACCCACCATTTGAGAGCGCATCACACAACGAGACCTATCGGCGCATCGTCAAG GTGGACCTAAAGTTCCCCGCTTCTGTGCCCACGGGAGCCCAGGACCTCATCTCTAAACTGCTCAGGCATAACCCCTCGGAACGGCTGCCCCTGGCCCAGGTCTCAGCCCACCCCTGGGTCCGGGCCAACTCTCGGAGGGTGCTGCCTCCCTCTGCCCTTCAATCTGTTGCCTGA
- the AURKB gene encoding aurora kinase B isoform X4 produces MSRSNVQPTAAPGQKVVENSSGTPNILMRHFTIDDFEIGRPLGKGKFGNVYLAREKKSHFIVALKVLFKSQIEKEGVEHQLRREIEIQAHLHHPNILRLYNYFYDRRRIYLILEYAPRGELYKELQKSRTFDEQRTATIMEELADALMYCHGKKVIHRDIKPENLLLGLKGELKIADFGWSVHAPSLRRKTMCGTLDYLPPEMIEGRTHNEKVDLWCIGVLCYELLVGNPPFESASHNETYRRIVKVDLKFPASVPTGAQDLISKLLRHNPSERLPLAQVSAHPWVRANSRRVLPPSALQSVA; encoded by the exons ATGAGCCGCTCCAATGTCCAGCCCACAG CTGCCCCTGGCCAGAAGGTGGTGGAGAACAGCAGTGGGACACCCAACATCTTAAT GCGGCACTTCACAATTGATGACTTTGAGATTGGGCGTCCTCTGGGCAAAGGCAAGTTTGGAAACGTGTACTTGGCTCGGGAGAAGAAAAGCCATTTCATCGTGGCGCTCAAGGTCCTCTTCAAGTCCCAGATAGAGAAGGAGGGCGTGGAGCATCAGCTGCGCAGAGAGATCGAAATCCAGGCCCACCTGCA CCATCCCAACATCCTGCGTCTTTACAACTATTTTTACGACCGGAGGAGGATCTACTTGATTCTAGAGTATGCGCCCCGCGGGGAGCTCTACAAGGAGCTGCAGAAGAGCCGCACATTTGACGAGCAGCGAACAGCCACG ATCATGGAGGAGTTGGCAGATGCTCTGATGTACTGCCACGGGAAGAAGGTGATTCACAGAGACATAAAGCCAGAGAATCTGCTCTTAGGGCTCAAGGGAGAGCTGAAGATTGCTGACTTTGGCTGGTCTGTGCATGCGCCCTCCCTGAG GAGGAAGACAATGTGTGGCACCCTGGACTACCTGCCCCCAGAGATGATTGAGGGGCGCACACACAACGAGAAGGTGGATCTGTGGTGCATTGGAGTGCTTTGCTATGAGTTGCTGGTGGGAAACCCACCATTTGAGAGCGCATCACACAACGAGACCTATCGGCGCATCGTCAAG GTGGACCTAAAGTTCCCCGCTTCTGTGCCCACGGGAGCCCAGGACCTCATCTCTAAACTGCTCAGGCATAACCCCTCGGAACGGCTGCCCCTGGCCCAGGTCTCAGCCCACCCCTGGGTCCGGGCCAACTCTCGGAGGGTGCTGCCTCCCTCTGCCCTTCAATCTGTTGCCTGA
- the TMEM107 gene encoding transmembrane protein 107 isoform X2, with product MGRVSGLVPSRFLTILAHLVVVITLFWSRDSNIQACLPLRFTPEEYDKQDIQLVAALSVTLGLFAVELAGFLSGVSMFNSTQSLISIGAHCSASVALSFFIFERWECTTYWYIFVFCSALPAVTEMTLFVTVFGLKKKPF from the exons ATGGGCCGGGTCTCAGGGCTTGTGCCCTCTCGCTTCCTGACGATCCTGGCGCATCTGGTGGTCGTCATCACCTTATTCTGGTCCCGG GACAGCAACATtcaggcctgcctgcctctcaggttcacccCCGAGGAGTATGACAAGCAGGACATTCA GCTGGTGGCCGCGCTTTCTGTCACCCTGGGCCTCTTTGCAGTGGAGCTGGCCGGTTTCCTCTCAGGAGTCTCCATGTTCAACAGCACCCAGAGCCTCATCT CCATTGGGGCTCACTGTAGTGCATCCGTGGCCCTGTCCTTCTTCATATTCGAGCGTTGGGAGTGCACTACGTATTGGTACATTTTTGTCTTCTGCAG TGCCCTTCCAGCTGTCACTGAAATGACTTTATTCGTCACCGTCTTTGGGCTGAAAAAGAAACCTTTCTGA
- the TMEM107 gene encoding transmembrane protein 107 isoform X4 has product MGRVSGLVPSRFLTILAHLVVVITLFWSRDSNIQACLPLRFTPEEYDKQDIQLVAALSVTLGLFAVELAGFLSGVSMFNSTQSLISIGAHCSASVALSFFIFERWECTTYCALPAVTEMTLFVTVFGLKKKPF; this is encoded by the exons ATGGGCCGGGTCTCAGGGCTTGTGCCCTCTCGCTTCCTGACGATCCTGGCGCATCTGGTGGTCGTCATCACCTTATTCTGGTCCCGG GACAGCAACATtcaggcctgcctgcctctcaggttcacccCCGAGGAGTATGACAAGCAGGACATTCA GCTGGTGGCCGCGCTTTCTGTCACCCTGGGCCTCTTTGCAGTGGAGCTGGCCGGTTTCCTCTCAGGAGTCTCCATGTTCAACAGCACCCAGAGCCTCATCT CCATTGGGGCTCACTGTAGTGCATCCGTGGCCCTGTCCTTCTTCATATTCGAGCGTTGGGAGTGCACTACGTATTG TGCCCTTCCAGCTGTCACTGAAATGACTTTATTCGTCACCGTCTTTGGGCTGAAAAAGAAACCTTTCTGA
- the AURKB gene encoding aurora kinase B isoform X2 — MAQKENAYPWPYGRQTAPSGLSTLPQRVLRKEPVTPSALVLMSRSNVQPTAAPGQKVVENSSGTPNILMRHFTIDDFEIGRPLGKGKFGNVYLAREKKSHFIVALKVLFKSQIEKEGVEHQLRREIEIQAHLHHPNILRLYNYFYDRRRIYLILEYAPRGELYKELQKSRTFDEQRTATIMEELADALMYCHGKKVIHRDIKPENLLLGLKGELKIADFGWSVHAPSLRRKTMCGTLDYLPPEMIEGRTHNEKVDLWCIGVLCYELLVGNPPFESASHNETYRRIVKVDLKFPASVPTGAQDLISKLLRHNPSERLPLAQVSAHPWVRANSRRVLPPSALQSVA, encoded by the exons ATGGCCCAGAAGGAGAACGCCTACCCCTGGCCCTACGGCCGGCAGACG GCTCCGTCTGGCCTGAGCACCCTGCCCCAGCGAGTCCTCCGGAAAGAGCCTGTCACCCCATCTGCACTTGTCCTCATGAGCCGCTCCAATGTCCAGCCCACAG CTGCCCCTGGCCAGAAGGTGGTGGAGAACAGCAGTGGGACACCCAACATCTTAAT GCGGCACTTCACAATTGATGACTTTGAGATTGGGCGTCCTCTGGGCAAAGGCAAGTTTGGAAACGTGTACTTGGCTCGGGAGAAGAAAAGCCATTTCATCGTGGCGCTCAAGGTCCTCTTCAAGTCCCAGATAGAGAAGGAGGGCGTGGAGCATCAGCTGCGCAGAGAGATCGAAATCCAGGCCCACCTGCA CCATCCCAACATCCTGCGTCTTTACAACTATTTTTACGACCGGAGGAGGATCTACTTGATTCTAGAGTATGCGCCCCGCGGGGAGCTCTACAAGGAGCTGCAGAAGAGCCGCACATTTGACGAGCAGCGAACAGCCACG ATCATGGAGGAGTTGGCAGATGCTCTGATGTACTGCCACGGGAAGAAGGTGATTCACAGAGACATAAAGCCAGAGAATCTGCTCTTAGGGCTCAAGGGAGAGCTGAAGATTGCTGACTTTGGCTGGTCTGTGCATGCGCCCTCCCTGAG GAGGAAGACAATGTGTGGCACCCTGGACTACCTGCCCCCAGAGATGATTGAGGGGCGCACACACAACGAGAAGGTGGATCTGTGGTGCATTGGAGTGCTTTGCTATGAGTTGCTGGTGGGAAACCCACCATTTGAGAGCGCATCACACAACGAGACCTATCGGCGCATCGTCAAG GTGGACCTAAAGTTCCCCGCTTCTGTGCCCACGGGAGCCCAGGACCTCATCTCTAAACTGCTCAGGCATAACCCCTCGGAACGGCTGCCCCTGGCCCAGGTCTCAGCCCACCCCTGGGTCCGGGCCAACTCTCGGAGGGTGCTGCCTCCCTCTGCCCTTCAATCTGTTGCCTGA
- the TMEM107 gene encoding transmembrane protein 107 isoform X3, whose protein sequence is MGRVSGLVPSRFLTILAHLVVVITLFWSRDSNIQACLPLRFTPEEYDKQDIHPLPLCRLVAALSVTLGLFAVELAGFLSGVSMFNSTQSLISIGAHCSASVALSFFIFERWECTTYCALPAVTEMTLFVTVFGLKKKPF, encoded by the exons ATGGGCCGGGTCTCAGGGCTTGTGCCCTCTCGCTTCCTGACGATCCTGGCGCATCTGGTGGTCGTCATCACCTTATTCTGGTCCCGG GACAGCAACATtcaggcctgcctgcctctcaggttcacccCCGAGGAGTATGACAAGCAGGACATTCA TCCACTTCCTCTCTGCAGGCTGGTGGCCGCGCTTTCTGTCACCCTGGGCCTCTTTGCAGTGGAGCTGGCCGGTTTCCTCTCAGGAGTCTCCATGTTCAACAGCACCCAGAGCCTCATCT CCATTGGGGCTCACTGTAGTGCATCCGTGGCCCTGTCCTTCTTCATATTCGAGCGTTGGGAGTGCACTACGTATTG TGCCCTTCCAGCTGTCACTGAAATGACTTTATTCGTCACCGTCTTTGGGCTGAAAAAGAAACCTTTCTGA
- the TMEM107 gene encoding transmembrane protein 107 isoform X1 encodes MGRVSGLVPSRFLTILAHLVVVITLFWSRDSNIQACLPLRFTPEEYDKQDIHPLPLCRLVAALSVTLGLFAVELAGFLSGVSMFNSTQSLISIGAHCSASVALSFFIFERWECTTYWYIFVFCSALPAVTEMTLFVTVFGLKKKPF; translated from the exons ATGGGCCGGGTCTCAGGGCTTGTGCCCTCTCGCTTCCTGACGATCCTGGCGCATCTGGTGGTCGTCATCACCTTATTCTGGTCCCGG GACAGCAACATtcaggcctgcctgcctctcaggttcacccCCGAGGAGTATGACAAGCAGGACATTCA TCCACTTCCTCTCTGCAGGCTGGTGGCCGCGCTTTCTGTCACCCTGGGCCTCTTTGCAGTGGAGCTGGCCGGTTTCCTCTCAGGAGTCTCCATGTTCAACAGCACCCAGAGCCTCATCT CCATTGGGGCTCACTGTAGTGCATCCGTGGCCCTGTCCTTCTTCATATTCGAGCGTTGGGAGTGCACTACGTATTGGTACATTTTTGTCTTCTGCAG TGCCCTTCCAGCTGTCACTGAAATGACTTTATTCGTCACCGTCTTTGGGCTGAAAAAGAAACCTTTCTGA
- the AURKB gene encoding aurora kinase B isoform X1, whose amino-acid sequence MAQKENAYPWPYGRQTAPSGLSTLPQRVLRKEPVTPSALVLMSRSNVQPTAAPGQKVVENSSGTPNILIRRHFTIDDFEIGRPLGKGKFGNVYLAREKKSHFIVALKVLFKSQIEKEGVEHQLRREIEIQAHLHHPNILRLYNYFYDRRRIYLILEYAPRGELYKELQKSRTFDEQRTATIMEELADALMYCHGKKVIHRDIKPENLLLGLKGELKIADFGWSVHAPSLRRKTMCGTLDYLPPEMIEGRTHNEKVDLWCIGVLCYELLVGNPPFESASHNETYRRIVKVDLKFPASVPTGAQDLISKLLRHNPSERLPLAQVSAHPWVRANSRRVLPPSALQSVA is encoded by the exons ATGGCCCAGAAGGAGAACGCCTACCCCTGGCCCTACGGCCGGCAGACG GCTCCGTCTGGCCTGAGCACCCTGCCCCAGCGAGTCCTCCGGAAAGAGCCTGTCACCCCATCTGCACTTGTCCTCATGAGCCGCTCCAATGTCCAGCCCACAG CTGCCCCTGGCCAGAAGGTGGTGGAGAACAGCAGTGGGACACCCAACATCTTAAT CAGGCGGCACTTCACAATTGATGACTTTGAGATTGGGCGTCCTCTGGGCAAAGGCAAGTTTGGAAACGTGTACTTGGCTCGGGAGAAGAAAAGCCATTTCATCGTGGCGCTCAAGGTCCTCTTCAAGTCCCAGATAGAGAAGGAGGGCGTGGAGCATCAGCTGCGCAGAGAGATCGAAATCCAGGCCCACCTGCA CCATCCCAACATCCTGCGTCTTTACAACTATTTTTACGACCGGAGGAGGATCTACTTGATTCTAGAGTATGCGCCCCGCGGGGAGCTCTACAAGGAGCTGCAGAAGAGCCGCACATTTGACGAGCAGCGAACAGCCACG ATCATGGAGGAGTTGGCAGATGCTCTGATGTACTGCCACGGGAAGAAGGTGATTCACAGAGACATAAAGCCAGAGAATCTGCTCTTAGGGCTCAAGGGAGAGCTGAAGATTGCTGACTTTGGCTGGTCTGTGCATGCGCCCTCCCTGAG GAGGAAGACAATGTGTGGCACCCTGGACTACCTGCCCCCAGAGATGATTGAGGGGCGCACACACAACGAGAAGGTGGATCTGTGGTGCATTGGAGTGCTTTGCTATGAGTTGCTGGTGGGAAACCCACCATTTGAGAGCGCATCACACAACGAGACCTATCGGCGCATCGTCAAG GTGGACCTAAAGTTCCCCGCTTCTGTGCCCACGGGAGCCCAGGACCTCATCTCTAAACTGCTCAGGCATAACCCCTCGGAACGGCTGCCCCTGGCCCAGGTCTCAGCCCACCCCTGGGTCCGGGCCAACTCTCGGAGGGTGCTGCCTCCCTCTGCCCTTCAATCTGTTGCCTGA
- the BORCS6 gene encoding BLOC-1-related complex subunit 6 has translation MESSRGRPGPETDLLAVAEQQAAIFGGGPGRTSSEPPSGLRVSGEEEAENVGGANRHPRTSPKTSSCGVVHRPEREALEKEPGPQGTPSGAGSLSGAPGAEHEPSPSFRHKDPAPPEGKPASGRDCRRGGPGGGMDVEQQEEEDNDEEAAAGGRASRSFSSRLQDSRSLDGLSEACGGAGSSGSAESGAGGGRRATISSPLELEGTVSRHGDLTHFVANNLQLKIRLSGAPPPPPSAPARPCPAPAPTPTPAIPPIDPEVLRDLERLSRELGGRVDRLLRGLGGAVQELTALSVGCIQTYRDAVDSLGEAVDMSIKGMYTLLARCEELERALQPVQGLARQVRDIRRTLEVLEALCK, from the coding sequence ATGGAGTCGTCTCGGGGGCGGCCCGGGCCCGAGACGGACCTGCTGGCTGTAGCGGAACAGCAGGCCGCAATCTTCGGCGGCGGACCGGGCCGAACGTCCTCTGAGCCGCCCTCAGGCCTCCGGGTGTCCGGGGAGGAAGAGGCCGAGAACGTTGGGGGCGCGAACCGCCACCCCAGGACGTCCCCGAAGACGTCAAGCTGCGGCGTCGTCCACCGGCCGGAACGGGAGGCTCTCGAGAAAGAGCCCGGCCCTCAAGGGACGCCGTCTGGGGCCGGGAGCCTCAGTGGGGCGCCGGGTGCAGAGCACGAACCGTCCCCGTCCTTCCGGCACAAGGACCCAGCGCCGCCCGAGGGCAAGCCCGCCTCCGGGAGGGACTGCCGTCGAGGGGGACCAGGCGGCGGGATGGATGTTgagcagcaggaggaagaggacaaCGACGaggaggcggccgcgggcggcagAGCCAGCCGCTCGTTCTCCAGCCGCCTTCAGGACAGCCGCAGCCTGGACGGGCTGAGCGAGGCGTGCGGTGGCGCCGGGTCCTCAGGGAGTGCCGAGTCCGGCGCGGGCGGCGGACGCCGCGCCACCATCTCCAGTCCCCTGGAGCTCGAGGGCACAGTGAGCCGCCACGGCGACCTCACCCACTTTGTCGCCAACAACCTGCAACTCAAGATCCGTCTGAGCGGCGCCCCTCCACCCCCGCCTTCTGCCCCTGCGCGGCCCTGCCCAGCGCctgcacccacacccacaccagcCATTCCCCCCATCGACCCCGAGGTGCTGCGGGATCTGGAGCGGTTGAGTCGGGAGCTGGGAGGCCGGGTGGACCGTCTGCTTCGCGGTCTGGGTGGCGCGGTGCAGGAGCTGACGGCGCTCAGCGTGGGCTGCATCCAGACCTACCGCGACGCTGTGGACTCCTTAGGTGAAGCCGTGGACATGAGCATCAAGGGCATGTACACCCTGCTGGCGCGCTGCGAGGAGCTGGAGCGGGCTCTGCAGCCGGTTCAGGGGCTGGCTCGCCAAGTCCGGGATATCCGACGTACTCTGGAGGTGTTGGAGGCCCTGTGCAAGTGA
- the AURKB gene encoding aurora kinase B isoform X3 — protein MSRSNVQPTAAPGQKVVENSSGTPNILIRRHFTIDDFEIGRPLGKGKFGNVYLAREKKSHFIVALKVLFKSQIEKEGVEHQLRREIEIQAHLHHPNILRLYNYFYDRRRIYLILEYAPRGELYKELQKSRTFDEQRTATIMEELADALMYCHGKKVIHRDIKPENLLLGLKGELKIADFGWSVHAPSLRRKTMCGTLDYLPPEMIEGRTHNEKVDLWCIGVLCYELLVGNPPFESASHNETYRRIVKVDLKFPASVPTGAQDLISKLLRHNPSERLPLAQVSAHPWVRANSRRVLPPSALQSVA, from the exons ATGAGCCGCTCCAATGTCCAGCCCACAG CTGCCCCTGGCCAGAAGGTGGTGGAGAACAGCAGTGGGACACCCAACATCTTAAT CAGGCGGCACTTCACAATTGATGACTTTGAGATTGGGCGTCCTCTGGGCAAAGGCAAGTTTGGAAACGTGTACTTGGCTCGGGAGAAGAAAAGCCATTTCATCGTGGCGCTCAAGGTCCTCTTCAAGTCCCAGATAGAGAAGGAGGGCGTGGAGCATCAGCTGCGCAGAGAGATCGAAATCCAGGCCCACCTGCA CCATCCCAACATCCTGCGTCTTTACAACTATTTTTACGACCGGAGGAGGATCTACTTGATTCTAGAGTATGCGCCCCGCGGGGAGCTCTACAAGGAGCTGCAGAAGAGCCGCACATTTGACGAGCAGCGAACAGCCACG ATCATGGAGGAGTTGGCAGATGCTCTGATGTACTGCCACGGGAAGAAGGTGATTCACAGAGACATAAAGCCAGAGAATCTGCTCTTAGGGCTCAAGGGAGAGCTGAAGATTGCTGACTTTGGCTGGTCTGTGCATGCGCCCTCCCTGAG GAGGAAGACAATGTGTGGCACCCTGGACTACCTGCCCCCAGAGATGATTGAGGGGCGCACACACAACGAGAAGGTGGATCTGTGGTGCATTGGAGTGCTTTGCTATGAGTTGCTGGTGGGAAACCCACCATTTGAGAGCGCATCACACAACGAGACCTATCGGCGCATCGTCAAG GTGGACCTAAAGTTCCCCGCTTCTGTGCCCACGGGAGCCCAGGACCTCATCTCTAAACTGCTCAGGCATAACCCCTCGGAACGGCTGCCCCTGGCCCAGGTCTCAGCCCACCCCTGGGTCCGGGCCAACTCTCGGAGGGTGCTGCCTCCCTCTGCCCTTCAATCTGTTGCCTGA